In Elusimicrobiota bacterium, the genomic window ACTCCCTGCGCCAGTGAAAATGTTGGATGGTTATCTCGCATTGGACTCGTCAAACCCGGATTTTAAACCACAGTACGATGCTGCATGGACATGGCTGCGTGAACGTAAAGGGAAACAGGATGTTAGTTTGCAGGATATTAATCCCGAAGACCGTACCGAGTTTATGGGGTATATTTACGGTAAGTACTTTGAAATTGTGACCCGTGTAATCCGTAAGTATGACAGTAAACATATGATCGTCGGTGCGAGGTTTCATACGAATAATAAACGCAACCCTAAGGTTTTTGAGTTATCCGGGAAGTATCTTGACGCTATATCCGTAAACTATTACGGCCGGTGGGAACCTGATGTTACGCAGCTGCGTACTTGGGAATCCTGGGGCGGTAAGCCTGTGATCATCAGCGAGTTTTATGTTAAAGGCGGGGATAGCGGGCTTGGTAATGTCGACGGTGCAGGGTGGATTGTCCCGACACAGGATGAGCGCGGGATTTTTTACCAGAATTTTGTGTTAAAACTCCTGGAATCAAAAGTGTGTGTCGGCTGGCATTGGTTCCGGTATATTGATAACGATCCGGAAGATCCAAAAGCGCCGGTGGGAAGCAGGGATTCTAATAAAGGTATTGTTGATATTAAGTATCAGGAATACATACCGTTGCTTGGGCGTATGGCGCAGGTTAACCGTAACGTTTACAACCTGGTTGGCATCATTGATTCAGAATTACCCGCGCAATAAACTGGAATCAAGAATATTGAATTCTAACCCGGAGGGGTCTATAATACTACCGTCGGTAAATAAAAGTAAGGATCAGGTTAATTTGCAGTAATACCCTGTTTTGACTGTAAACAGTACTTGATTATTTATGCCAATAATCGTATACTATACTGTACGATTCTTAAAAGTGTCCGAAGTTTGAAGGAGGTTGCGAGTATGCTTGATAAACTGTATTTTATACATAAAAACACGGTAAAAACTGCGCCGTTAAAGTTTAAACGTTACCTGTATGCCGCGGTAGACTGGCAGGCGCGCTGTATCTGTATTACAGGCGCGCGAGGGACAGGGAAAACTACGTTGTTGCTTCAATATATACAGGAACACCAACCTGACGTAGAAGAATGTTTATACCTTTCTGCAGATAATGTCGAAGTGTCTGCTGCGGGGCTGTACAATATTGCAGGAGAATACTTTAGTTACGGCGGGAAAACATTGGTTATCGACGAAATCCATAAATATCCCGCGTGGCAGGTAGAACTAAAAAATATTGTTGACACTTTCAAAGACAAACAAATAATTGTTTCCGGCAGTTCATCACTATCGATAAAAAAGGGTAAAGCGGACCTGTCCCGGAGGATGGCGTACTACGACCTTCGCGGGATGTCGTTTCGTGAATATCTTAACCTCACAAAAAACACAGGATTTGCATCAGTACCGTTGGCTACCATCTTGCGGGAACACGTAAAAATCGCGCAGGGAGTACTAAAACAAACACAGGTGTTAAAACATTTTAATGAGTACCTGCAGTATGGATATTACCCGTTTGTTACGGAAGGGATCGGGACGTATCTCCAAAAAGTGTTGGGGATAATAGAAAAAGTGTTTTATGAAGATATCGCGGTGGTAGGAAATCTTAAACGCAAAAATGTTGTTACGATAAAAAAGCTTCTTTGGATAATTGCTACGTCTACGCCTTTTACCGTCAATATTGACAAGCTCAGCCGGGAAACCGGCGTGTCAAAATCGTACCTTTATGATTACCTGGAATACTTGCAGGATGCCGGTGTGCTTGCTGGTGTGTACGCCGAAGGGAAAGGGTATAAACTTATCCGTAAACCTGCGAAGTTGTTTGTGGAAAACACGAACCTACTAGCTGCGCTGTGTGGCGCGTTACGGTCCGAAAGTGAGCAAGGGACGGTACGGGAAACGTTTTTTGTTAACCAACTCGGCCAACAACATAAAGTGTCGTACAGCGAAAAAGGCGATTTCGCCGTAGATGATAAGTATACGATTGAAATCGGGGGTAAAAACAAAGACGGGTCGCAGGTGGCTAACGTGAACAACGCGTATATTGCTGCGGACCGCATAGAAATCGGACATGGGAAAAAGGTGCCGTTATACTTGTTCGGATTTTTGTACTGAAACCAATTAAGTTCTTTTTATCATACTGAAAAGGATACTTGCAAAATAACATTGAATTATGACCCAGTTAAGAGGTTCACCTTTCATCAGAACTATGAATATATACTTGACAAATGGTATTACTAAATGTAAACTTAGGTTACTATGATTAAACGTACTCATTGGTTAGGATTGATTAGCCGTTTGTTTAAAAAACGCAATATTATTTGGCTGCACGGGGTCCGCCGCGCTGGTAAAACTTGTTTATGCAAATCAATCCCGAACGCAAAATATTATGATTGTGAACTTCCAGCGATAAGGCGCGAAGTCGAGTCAGAAAATTTTCTTGAAGAAAACAAAAACAGCGTTTTGGTATTGGACGAAATCCATAAACTCGGCAATCCTTCGGAATTATTGAAGATCGCAGCGGATTACTATCCGGGTACAAAAATTGTTGCTACAGGTTCTTCTACTTTAGGAGCTTACAAACGGTTTAAGGATATGCTTACAGGACGTAAGTACGATTTATATCTAACCCCTGCGATGAGTGATGAATCAGCCGATTTTGGTATAACCTCAACAAAAATGCGGCTATTCCGCGGCGGGTTGCCTGGGTTTATGGCGGCTCCTCAATACGATGTAAACCAGTATTCAGAATGGCTTGATTCTTACTGGGTAAAAGATATACAGGAAATATTTCATTTCGAAAAACGGTATTCATACTTAAAATTTATTGAACTTCTGTTTCTTAACAACGGCGGGATTTTTGAAGCCACAAAATATGCGCAAACCTGTGAGGTATCGCGTGCAACATTGTATTCGTATTTGACAGCGCTTGAACTGACATCGCTGATTTATGTCATACGCCCGTTTTCGTCCCGGAAATCTGCTGAAATTGTTTCTGCGCCAAAAATATACGGGTTTGATACCGGGTTTGTAGTTTTTGTCAAAGGTATTAACGAAATACATACTGAAGAAGCTGGTGTTTTATGGGAACAGTTGGTGTTAAATGAACTTGTTGCAGTACAGCAGTCTACAAAAATACATTATTGGCGTGATAAAGCCGGGCACGAGGTCGATTTTGTTTTATATACGAATCCCGATGAACCGGTGGCGGTTGAATGTAAATGGCAAGCATCAAAATTTGAAACGGGTAACCTTAAAATATTTCGTAAGCGATATCCTGTAGGAAACAATATTCTTATTGCGCAGGATTGTATGAAACCCTATAAAACTAAAATAGAAGGGTTAACCCTTCAGGTAATAGGAATAAAAGATGTTCCTATTTACTTAAACGAATAACATACATTTTGGCCAATTACTATATGCAGGTAGAATTGCATATGGTAATATACGAAAACTTGACAGCAATAACTCTCTTACATTTTCTTATTGTAAATAATGCCCGTGATAATATAGAATAACCTCATTGCTGGCGTAGCTCAGTGGTAGAGCAATGGTTTCGTAAACCATAGGTCGGAGGTTCAACCCCTCTCGCCAGCTGTGATTTTACTTGACATTTTGAGAAAACTTGCTATTAATGTTATCGAAGAGTGAAGCAGTAGTAGAGTGTGTGATAGCGTTTTAGGTAAATTTTTAGCAAGTTTACTCGAAACGGCAAACCCTACCGAAAGGGGGGGACGCAAAGCCGGTCAGCTGAAAGGCTGGCATCTCAAGTATAATTTGAGATATGGGCCTAAGTCCCAGGAGTGCAGTTTTATGGGATATGGCGGCTAGGTTACCGAAAGTAGACGGGTATGGTAAAGAAAAGGTTAGTACAGTACAGTTTAATAGTGATGTTAATGTTAACCGGGAAGGAACTCGGTTGCGTGTCATCTGTCGGTTTCTACAGCGGGAATGTTGTTGGGAGTATGCAGGTGATGGCGAATAGTGAAGTAACCGGGTTTAAGGCATTCCTTCCCGGTTTTTTATTTTCCGAAATTTACTGTACTGACTTTGATGCGCGTGATGCGCAGGGAAACAAGGTTACTACCGCAAGTGTACTTGAAGATCTCCGGAACCTGTTTTTGGTATCATTTATTACAAATTACATGAATCCGGAACTACGTTCAATCGCCGCCTATGTCAAACGTATGAATGAAATTCTGGGGTTACTAAAAAAACATTTCGGTGTTCCCCTGAAAAAAATTATTACCGGCGGTATGCCCGCAGCAATGATTATTGTGTTGCGGTCATTGAACGAGTTTATCCGGCGGGTGGTGAATGTCTTAAGTACCGCCGCGGCGGGTAGTAGCGGCAGCAGCAGCGTTGTTGTTGCTTTATGTGTTTCCTTGTGTGCAGTTATGTTGTTACCATATTCGAAAGTAGTGTTGAGTTCGGTAATCCTCAGGCTTTAACAAGTTTTGCGCTTCCCTTTCGGCTTTTCCAAAAAAACAGTAGTGTAGTGTTGCAGTAAAACCGTTGTATCTTATAGTAGGTTGTTTATGTAAGTCGTGTAGTATGTCCATGAATTACGTACTATGAGTTATAAGTTGACGAAAATGTGGCAAAAGGGTTGTATTAAGTTAGGTAAAAGGATTATATGAGATTAGCTTTAGTGTTCAACCCGT contains:
- a CDS encoding DUF4143 domain-containing protein — protein: MFKKRNIIWLHGVRRAGKTCLCKSIPNAKYYDCELPAIRREVESENFLEENKNSVLVLDEIHKLGNPSELLKIAADYYPGTKIVATGSSTLGAYKRFKDMLTGRKYDLYLTPAMSDESADFGITSTKMRLFRGGLPGFMAAPQYDVNQYSEWLDSYWVKDIQEIFHFEKRYSYLKFIELLFLNNGGIFEATKYAQTCEVSRATLYSYLTALELTSLIYVIRPFSSRKSAEIVSAPKIYGFDTGFVVFVKGINEIHTEEAGVLWEQLVLNELVAVQQSTKIHYWRDKAGHEVDFVLYTNPDEPVAVECKWQASKFETGNLKIFRKRYPVGNNILIAQDCMKPYKTKIEGLTLQVIGIKDVPIYLNE
- a CDS encoding ATP-binding protein, whose protein sequence is MLDKLYFIHKNTVKTAPLKFKRYLYAAVDWQARCICITGARGTGKTTLLLQYIQEHQPDVEECLYLSADNVEVSAAGLYNIAGEYFSYGGKTLVIDEIHKYPAWQVELKNIVDTFKDKQIIVSGSSSLSIKKGKADLSRRMAYYDLRGMSFREYLNLTKNTGFASVPLATILREHVKIAQGVLKQTQVLKHFNEYLQYGYYPFVTEGIGTYLQKVLGIIEKVFYEDIAVVGNLKRKNVVTIKKLLWIIATSTPFTVNIDKLSRETGVSKSYLYDYLEYLQDAGVLAGVYAEGKGYKLIRKPAKLFVENTNLLAALCGALRSESEQGTVRETFFVNQLGQQHKVSYSEKGDFAVDDKYTIEIGGKNKDGSQVANVNNAYIAADRIEIGHGKKVPLYLFGFLY